A genomic window from Onychostoma macrolepis isolate SWU-2019 chromosome 22, ASM1243209v1, whole genome shotgun sequence includes:
- the LOC131530094 gene encoding zinc finger protein 239-like, with translation MRDPEPCRMKHTEEQTGLMEEKKHHVKTGEKTLLPTESISLLKRRDKKRFTCTQCGKSFTNKQNLNVHMRIHTGEKLHECDQCGKTFSWASNLKEHLRVHTKEKPHSCSFCGKSFSQQQSLKVHQKIHTGVRDHMCFECEKTFITAGQLKRHQMIHTGEKPYKCSHCDKRFNQSGDLKSHERIHTGEKPYHCTACGKSFAHSSSLRFSQHMIIDTGEKLHECDQCGKTFSWASNLKEHLRVHTKEKQHSCSFCGKSFSQQQSLKVHQKIHTGVRDYMCFECEKTFITAHHLKLHQRIHTGEKPYKCSHCNKRFSRSEHLKNHERIHTGEKPYHCTACGKSFTHSASLRSHKLNNHIK, from the exons atgagagatccagaaccctgcagaatgaaacacactgaagaacaaacag GTCTAATGGAGGAGAAAAAACATCATGTCAAAACTGGAGAAAAAACTCTCTTGCCGACTGAAAGTATTTCTTTATTGAAAAGAAGAGACAAGAAAAggttcacctgcactcagtgtggaaagagtttcacaaacaaacagaatcTCAATgttcacatgaggatccacactggagagaaactgcatgaatgtgatcaatgtggaaaAACTTTTTCATGGGCTTCAAACCTGAAGGAGCACCTGAGAGTTCATACGAAGGAGaaaccacattcatgttctttctgtggaaagagtttttcacaacAACAGagtttaaaagttcatcagaagatacacactggtgtgagagatcatatgtgctttgagtgcGAGAAGACTTTTATTACAGCTGGTCAGTTAAAACGGCACCAgatgatccacactggagagaaaccttacaagtgttcacactgcgacAAGAGATTCAATCAGTCAGGAGATCTGAAAtcacatgagaggattcacactggagagaaaccgtatcactgcactgcatgcgggaagagtttcgCTCATTCTTCTTCTCTAC gtTTTTCACAGCACATGATCATcgacactggagagaaactgcatgaatgtgatcaatgtggaaaaacattttcatgggCTTCAAACCTGAAGGAGCACCTGAGAGTTCATACGAAggagaaacaacattcatgttctttctgtggaaagagtttttcacaacAACAGagtttaaaagttcatcagaagatacacactggtgtgagagattatatgtgctttgagtgtgaaaagactTTTATTACAGCGCACCATTTAAAACTGCaccagaggatccacactggagagaaaccttacaagtgttcacactgcaacaagagattcagtcggtcAGAACATCTGAAAAatcatgagaggatccacactggagagaaaccatatCATTGCACTgcatgcgggaagagtttcactcaTTCAGCTTCTCTACGGAGTCATAAACTAAACAATCACATTAAGTAG
- the LOC131531281 gene encoding zinc finger protein 239-like → MRDPEPCRMKHTEEQTELIEENEEKEELNKEEKHHIKTGESHSQTKQKNLKKRTDEKSFTCTQCGKSFTYKQSLNVHMRIHTGEKPFTCDQCGKSFTRSATLKEHMSIHTGEKLHECDQCGKTFLWVSNLNRHLKIHSKEKLHSCSLCGKSFSDLPSLKVHQKRHTGVRDHMCFECEKTFITYDDLKRHQRIHTGEKPYKCSHCDKRFSRSETLKTHERIHTGQKPFTCDQCGKSFRQQGHLKEHMNIHTGEKPYSFNCEIQIDSKM, encoded by the exons atgagagatccagaaccctgcagaatgaaacacactgaagaacaaacag AGTTGATTGAAGAAAACGAGGAGAAAGAAGAACTGAATAAAGAGGAGAAACATCATATCAAAACTGGAGAAAGTCACTCTCAAACCAAACAgaaaaatttaaagaaaagaacagacgagaaatctttcacctgcactcagtgtggaaagagtttcacatacAAACAGAGTCTCAATgttcacatgaggatccacactggagagaaaccgttcacatgtgatcagtgcgggaagagtttcacacgatCAGCAACCCTTAAGGAACACATGagcatccacactggagagaaactgcatgaatgtgatcaatgtggaaaaacatttttgtgggtTTCAAACTTGAATAGACACCTGAAAATACATTCAAAAGAGAAACTACATTCATGTTCTTTATGTGGGAAGAGTTTTTCAGATTTGCCGAGTTTAAAAGTACATCAGAAGAgacacactggtgtgagagatcatatgtgctttgagtgtgagaagacttttattaCATATGACGATTTGAAACGGCaccagaggatccacactggagagaaaccttacaagtgttcacactgcgacaagagattcagtcggtcagaaaccctgaaaacacatgagaggatccacactggacagaaaccgttcacatgtgatcagtgtggaaagagtttcagacaacaaggacaccttaaagagcacatgaacatccacactggagagaaaccttacagtTTCAACTGTGAGATTCAGATCGACTCAAAGATGTAG
- the LOC131530093 gene encoding gastrula zinc finger protein XlCGF49.1-like: protein MSKPEKKTHSQTESISLLKRTDKKSFTCTQSGKSFTYKQSLKRHMRIHTGVKPITCDQCGKSFTQRGHLKDHVIIHTGEKPFTCDQCGKSFTQSSNFKDHMIIHTGEKLHECDQCGKTFLWASGLNKHLKVHSKEKPHSCSLCKKSFSQLQNLKLHQKIHTGVRDHMCFECEETFITVGELKLHQRIHTGEKPYKCSHCNKRFNRSEHLKSHERIHTGEKPYHYTACGKSFAQSSSLRRHKINNHIK from the coding sequence ATGTCCAAACCGGAGAAAAAAACTCACTCACAGACTGAAAGTATTTCTTTACTCAAAAGAACAGACAAGAAAagtttcacctgcactcagtctggaaagagtttcacatacaaacagagtctcaagagacacatgaggattcacactggagtgAAACCaatcacatgtgatcagtgcggtaAGAGTTTCACACAACGAGGACACCTTAAGGACCACGTGatcatccacactggagagaaaccgttcacatgtgatcagtgcgggaagagtttcacacaatcaTCAAACTTTAAGGACCACATGatcatccacactggagagaaactgcatgaatgtgatcaatgcggaaaaacatttttgtgggctTCAGGCTTGAATAAACACCTGAAAGTTCATTCAAAGGAGaaaccacattcatgttctttGTGTAAAAAGAGTTTTTCACAACTGCAAAATTTAAAACTCCATCAGAAGATACATACTGGTGTGAGAGATCATATGTGTTTTGAGTGTGAGGAGACTTTTATTACAGTTGGAGAATTAAAACTGCaccagaggatccacactggagagaaaccttacaagtgttcacactgcaacAAGAGATTCAATCGGTCAGAACATCTGAAATCACacgagaggattcacactggagagaaaccgtatcactaCACTGCATGTGGGAAGAGTTTTGCTCAATCATCTTCTCTACGaagacataaaataaacaaccaCATTAAGTAG